A window from Nycticebus coucang isolate mNycCou1 chromosome X, mNycCou1.pri, whole genome shotgun sequence encodes these proteins:
- the LOC128577427 gene encoding mitochondrial import receptor subunit TOM20 homolog, with the protein MVGQNSAIAAQVCGALFIGYCIYFHRKGQSDPNFNNRLQERRKKQKLAKERAGLSKLPDLKDVEAVQKFFLEEIQLGEKLLAQGEYEKGVDHLTNATAVYGQPQQLLQVLQQTLPPPVFQMLLTKPLTISQRIVSAQSLAEDGVE; encoded by the coding sequence atgGTGGGCCAGAACAGCGCCATCGCCGCCCAGGTATGTGGGGCCCTTTTCATTGGGTACTGCATTTACTTCCACCGCAAGGGACAGAGTGACCCCAACTTCAACAACAGGCTTCAAGAacgaagaaagaaacagaagcttGCCAAGGAGAGAGCTGGACTTTCCAAGTTACCTGACCTTAAAGATGTTGAAGCTGTTCAGAAATTCTTCCTTGAAGAAATACAGCTTGGTGAAAAGCTACTAGCTCAAGGTGAATATGAGAAGGGTGTGGACCATCTTACAAATGCAACTGCTGTGTATGGACAGCCACAGCAGTTACTGCAGGTATTGCAGCAAACTCTTCCACCACCAGTGTTCCAGATGCTTCTGACTAAGCCCCTGACAATTAGTCAGAGAATTGTAAGTGCTCAGAGCTTGGCTGAAGATGGTGTGGAATGA